The Crassaminicella indica genomic interval GCAAAATAAATTTAGGACATCAGCTTTTGTGACTGTATTGATGATTTTAATATTTGCAGTAGTTTCAGTAGGGAGTTATGCACCTGTAAAGGAAATTGTATTTAATACAGAAGGGAATACAAAAGCTTATATACAGAGCAATAATTTTATTTATACATTGGCTAATCTAACGAGATATTTAAAAAAATCAAAACTAGAAGGCAAGGACTGGTATAACTATAGATATGAAGAATTAAAAAGCATTAAGTATTATATAAGCAATAAGGATAAAGCAATTAGTATAAGCAACATGTCAGATGTTACAGAAAATGAAGTGCAAGAGCAAATAAATAAAAGTCAGTTTTATATGCATGTGAAAATAGATGAAAATGGAAATCCTAAAATAGAAAGTTCATTAGGAGAAAAATTTAATAAATCTGCATTTATAGATGGATTAAATTTAAGACATGTAAAGAAAATGGAATATGCTAATTTAGATATTTTATATATTGTTCCGAAAAATTTAGACAACTATAACGATATATTTATATATAATATAAAAGATTTTTCTATAATGTCATATTGTATATTAATTTTAGCAATAGGAGCATTAAGCATCATTATTTTAAGTATTATAGCTTTTTCTATACCTTATGATATACAAAGGGAAATACCTATTTGTAGGTTTTTTAATAAAATGTTTTTAGAATTTAAGGGACTATTTTGGCTTGGATTTATTTGCTGTGTTTGTATAGGAGGGATATACTATTTTGATAATAGCCTAGAAGGATGGTCTAAATTTATAGATATCATCTATAGCACTAATGTATATTTTTACCTTATATTAATTCCTATAACCTTTGTATTATACTTACTTATTTATTTAAGTATTGTATATATAAAATATATTTATCATACAGGATTTAAAAAAGGTTTTATTGAAAACAGTATTTTAGGCAAAATATGTATTTACATTTTTAGGAAAATAAAAAAGACATTTCAAGAAATAATAAAGATAGATGTAACGAAGGATATTCATAAAAAACTTATTATAATATTAGGGATCAATTTAATAGCACTATGGATTATTGCACTGTTTGGACCATTCGGAATTGTTTTAGGAGGTATTTATACTCTGTTTTTATTTAAATATTTGTTAAAGCTTATACTTAAGGTAAAGGCTTTAAATGATGCGAGCAAGAAGCTTAGTGAAGGAGATTTTAATATCGCCTTTGAAGAAAATATGGGCATATTTAGTCCTATATGTGAGAATTTAAACAATATTAAAGATGGATTTAAAGTAGCAATTGATAAAGAAATAAAAAGCCAGCAGATGAAAACAGAGCTTATTTCAAATGTTTCTCATGACCTTAAAACTCCACTTACATCTATTATTACTTATATTGATTTATTGAAAAAAGAAGAGATTAAAGATGAAACACAAAAGGAGTATATAAATATCCTTGATAGAAAATCAAAGCGGTTAAAGGCACTTATAGAAGATTTATTTGAGGCAAGCAAGGCGAGTAGTGGGAATATTGACCTTAATTTAGAAAAGTTAGATGTAGTCGCTTTATTTAGGCAAACATTAGGAGAGATGGAAGAAAAAATTAATCAAAGTACACTTCAAATGAAAATGAAGCTACCAGAAAATAAAGTTATTTGTGAACTGGATGGCAGAAGAACCTATAGAGTTTTTGAAAATATTATGAGTAATATCTTAAAATATGCGATGCCTCATTCAAGAGTATATATAGATGCTTTAGAAGATGAAAAAGAAATAAGCTTTATATTCAAAAATATTTCAGCTTATGAAATGAATTTTGATGCAGATGAGATAACAGAGCGTTTTACAAGGGGAGATAAATCTAGAAATACGGAAGGATCAGGACTAGGACTTGCAATTGCAAAAAGTCTTATGGAGCTTCAAAATGGAAATTTATCAATCACTATAGATGGAGATTTGTTTAAATTGATTGTTACATTTCAAAAATCGGAAAATATATAAATAAATCAGAAGATAATAAAGGTAACACAGAGTGTGTTATCTTTATATGTTTATTCGTAAGCGTCAAACTATAGACACATAGGAATACCAAAATTTATAAGAGCTAATACTTCTATAAAAATTATGGAGGTGTTATCTATTTTAAAATTGATAACTAAATCATATGAATGGAAGTAGTCAGTTTGTTTAGAATTATAATATCTATTCAAAAAGATTCCATAAGTAGTTCTATATTGGGTTTTGTTATATAATATAAAAAGTGGAAATTTAAAACAAAGAAAATGGAGGTATACATGAAAAATAAATCTTTTTTAAATGGTGCATTTATTTTAGCTGCAGCTGGTATTATTTCAAAATTTATTGGCTTTTTTTTTAAAGTACCTATAACTAGATTAATTGGTGCTGAAGGGTTAGGTTTATACAATTATCCTTACAATCTTTATAGTGCTATGCTTGCAATATCAATTACAGGTTTACCAGTAGCAATATCCAAGCTTGTTTCAGAAAGAATTGCGCTAAAGCAATATAGAGCTGTCCATAAAGTTTTTAAAGTAGCATTGATTTTGATGAGTTTTGTAGGGATATCTACTTCAGCTGTTCTATTTGTAGGAAGTAAAATTATAGTAAATAAATTTTGGCCTCCAGGAGCATATTATCCACTAATGGGATTAGTATTTGCACCTATATTTGTAGCCTCCATGTCAGTATTTAGGGGGTATTTTCAAGGAATGCAGTTGATGATGCCAACAGCTATTTCACAGATTTTTGAATCTTTTGGAAGATTAATAGTTGGATTAGGGTTAGCTTATTTTTTGGTTAATAAAGGAATACCTTATGCAGCTGGTGGTGCATCATTTGGAGCAACAGCTGGAGCTATATTAGGTTTAATAGTTCTTATCATTTCATATCTCAAAATACATTCTAAATTAAATAAAAATATTCAGAAATATAAAGTGATAGAAAAAGAAGAATCTTCCATATTTATTATAACTAAGATTTTATCAATATCTGTACCTATATCAATTGGTGCTGTAGCTAGTTCAATGATGTCTTTAATCGATTCATTAATGATTAATTCTAGACTTTTAATTGCGGGATTTTCTGTAAAAGAGGCTTCTGTATTATATGGTCAGTTAGGAGCTGCAAATACACTTATAAATTTTCCTCTTACTGTAAGTATTGCTATTGCAGCTAGCATTGTACCTGTAATTTCTGAGGCTAAGGTTCATGAAAATTATTATGAAATACGACAAAAATTAGAAGAAGGAATAAAAATGGGTTTTTACATTGGATTACCAGCAACAATGGGACTTTTTATTTTAGCTGATCCTATTTTAGCCTTTATATTTCCAACAATCAATGGAGGGGGAAAACTACTTCAGTTGCTTGCAGTAGCTTTAGTTTTTATAACATTAAATCAAATATTAACAGGAGCTTTACAAGGATTTGGAAAGGTTATGATTCCAGTAAAAAATCTTTTTTTAGGTTCAGTAGTCAAGGTTATAGTAAGTTATTTTTTAACCATTCAACCTGCATATAATATAAAAGGTGCAGCTATAGGAACAATAACAGGGTACATTATCGCTTTATTATTGAACTATAAAGATATTAAAAAATATACTAAGATTAAACTTAAAGTCAATGATATTTTTATAAAACCTATAGTGTCTGTAATAGGTATGTCACTTGCCGTATTCTATACATTTAACTATTGGAGTGGAGTACTTAATAGTAATAATATAGCTACTTTAATATCTATATTAGCAGGGGCTATTGTATATGGTACGATACTTCTTTGTGTTGGAGGTATAAAGATAAAGGATGTTTTAATGATTTTTAATAGGAAATAGAAATGATTTTTTAATTATTAAGGAGCTTGACCGTTTTGGAAGAAATGCTGTTGAAATATAGAAAGAATTATCAAAGTTGAAAGATACAGGAGTTAAGGTAATAATCTTAGATATGCCCTACTTAAATAGCTTCTCAAATGACGATGGATTTAATGGTACAAGATATAATGCTTACGGTGTACTCTTATATGGCTCAGATGGAACGAGAAAAAATCTCTCAAAGGGTTGGAATGGCTGTCGCAAAATCGAAAGGGAAACAAATTGGGCGAAAAAAGTTTACAGAGAAAGATTTGCCAAAATGCTTTGAAAAGAACTATTTTTTTATATTCTGAGACAACTTCTTGTTGATTTCAGTTTCAATTTGATCATTTGCTTCTTTACATATCTTATTTAGATCTCTAAAAAAAGTTTCTGTGACTTTTGGAAATACAATATTTCTAGGTAACAAATTATTGTCATCATAATAATCTAAAAAATAAATAACGTCATTTTCTTTAGCTAAATTAGTTATTTTTCTTATAGTTTTTGACTGTTCACTAAATAAAGATATATTTTTTTCTTTGAGTAAATATTCTAGATTTTTTAAATATCTACCAACTTCATATATTGTAATATTTGACGTTCCAAATTTAGGATTTAAAAGATCATATTTAGAAAGTGCAATATTTGTTCTAAATATTTTGTCTTTCAAATACTCAATCTTTTTTTCTATTTTGTTGAGCTTGTTTATTTCTAACTCATTTTTTGAAAGTAATATATTATCTAAATCTTCAAGTGTATCAATTATAATATATAAAATACCAGTAAAATTATATTTTATAAATCTGTTAGTGTCTTTTGTTTTTTGTATTAAATTATTTGTAAAAAAAATATTTAAGAAAATAGAACAAAGTAAAATACAAATTAATAACCTATTATTTTTCATAGAGACTCCTTTCGTGTAATATAGAATAATCCAAAGTTTTATTGTTTGGCATACTATTAATAGTATACTAAGCATTAGTTTAACATGTAATTATTATCTAATTATAACATAAATGTATTCCATTTATTAACAAATATTCTCTTTCAGATGGCAGATGTAGCTTTAAATAATCCTGATGGAATAATAAAAGAAGTCCTATTTCCCATTGTTAGTGAAAAAACTTTAAGTGCTTTGATTAAAGAATTTAAAAATACTGGTTCTGCATATCGTAAAAAAGTATATACAGTTATGAGATCTTTATATGGTAGACATTATCGGCGTATGGTTCCTGAGATATTAAATACATTGGATTTTTTTCGGTGTGATTTTCGCCGCAATTAATTTGAAATATAGTATATGTAAGTATCAATTGGTGAATAATAAAGGTGAAATCATATCAAACTTTGTTTTAAAATTAACAAATAAAAAATGTTAAAATATAAACAAACAAAAACCTTGTAAAATAAATTTTTTAAGCTAAAAAACGAGTGAAATGCATTAAATAAAGCACAAAACGCAAAAACAAATGGTCAGAATGGAAATAAAATGAAAAAATAATACTTGAACGATATAAAACTTTGTGATAATATTAACATATAATTTAAATCAAATAATTTTTCAGATAAAAAATATTAGAAAAATAGACTAGAAACAAAAGTTTTTGATTCTAAAAAGCAAAAAATATATTTTTTTTAAAAAATAATGTTAAAAAATTAACAAATCGATCCGATAAGATTGGATTGGTAAATAAAAAATATTTTAATAGAAAGAGGGTTTTTATATGTTAGTGACAACTACAAAGGAACTAATGAAAAAATTAAAAGAGATTAAGGAAGCTCAGAGGAAATTTGCTAATTACTCTCAAGAGCAGGTTGATGAAATATTCAGACAAGCGGCTATGGCAGCAAATAATGCAAGAATAAAGCTTGCAAAAATGGCAGTAGAAGAAACTGGAATGGGTATTGTAGAAGATAAGGTTATTAAGAACCATTTTGCTTCAGAATATATTTACAATAAATATAAAGAAGAAAAAACTTGTGGTGTTATTGAGCGCGACCACGCTTTTGGGATTACAAAGGTTGCAGAGCCAATTGGTGTTGTGGCAGCTATTGTACCTACTACCAATCCAACCTCTACAGCTATATTTAAAGCGCTTATTGCTTTAAAAACTAGAAATGGAATTATATTTTCACCACATCCAAGAGCTAAAAAATCAACTATTGCCGCTGCAAAAATTGTTCTAGAAGCAGCAGTAAATGCTGGAGCACCAAAGGGAATTATAGGATGGATTGATGAGCCTTCTGTAGAGCTTTCACAATGTGTAATGAAAGAAGCAGATATGATTTTAGCTACTGGTGGACCAGGAATGGTTAAAGCTGCATATTCATCAGGAAAACCAGCTATAGGGGTAGGTGCAGGAAATACACCTGCGATTATAGATGAAACTGCTCATATAAAAATGGCAGTAAACTCAATTCTTCTTTCAAAAAGCTTTGATAATGGTGTGATCTGTGCTTCAGAACAATCTGTTTTAGTAATGGAAGAAGTATATGAGAAGGTGAAGAAGGAGTTTATAGAAAGAGGTGCTTATTTATTAAAAGAAGATGAAATTGATAAAGTAAGAAAGGTTATATTGATAAATGGTTCGCTTAATGCAAAGATTGTTGGCCAACCAGCTTATCAGATAGCTAAGATGGCAGGAATCAAAGTGCCAGAAGCTACAAAGGTTTTAATAGGAGAGGTTGAATCTGTAGAGCTTGAAGAACCATTTTCTCATGAAAAACTATCTCCTGTTCTTGCAATGTATAAGGTGAAAAGCTTTGATGAAGCTCTTGAAAAAGCAGCAAGACTTGTAGAATTAGGTGGTTTTGGTCATACTTCTGTATTATATACAGATCAAGTTCAATCGCAGGACAGAATAGAAAGATTTGGTGCAGCTATGAAAACAGGAAGAACGATTATAAATATGCCTTCTTCTCAAGGTGCTATAGGAGATATTTATAATTTTAAGTTAGCTCCTTCACTAACTCTTGGCTGTGGTTCATGGGGAGGAAATTCTGTATCAGAAAATGTTGGGGTAAAGCATCTTCTAAACATTAAAAACGTGGCTGAGAGGAGAGAAAATATGCTTTGGTTTAGAGTTCCTGAGAAAATTTATTTTAAATATGGATGTCTTGGGGTTGCGTTAAAAGAATTGAAGGATATGGGCAAAAAGAAGGCATTTATTGTAACTGATAAGGTGCTTTACGATTTAGGATTTGTTGATGAAATTACAAGGGCATTAGATGAAATAAAAATTGATTATAAAGTATTTTCTGATGTGCAGCCAGATCCAACATTAGCTACTGCTAAAAAAGGTGCAGAGGAAATGAAAAGCTTTAAGCCAGATACAATCATTGCGTTAGGTGGAGGCTCTCCTATGGATGCTGCTAAGATTATGTGGGTAATGTATGAACATCCAAAAGTGAGATTTGAAGATTTAGCGATGAGATTTATGGATATAAGAAAAAGAGTATATAGATTCCCTAAAATGGGTGAAAAAGCTATGATGGTAGCTATACCTACTTCAGCAGGTACAGGATCAGAGGTTACTCCTTTTGCAGTTATAACAGATGAAAAAACAGGTGTGAAGTATCCACTAGCTGATTATGAGTTAACGCCAGATATGGCTATAGTAGATGCAGAATTGATGATGAACATGCCAAAAGGACTTACAGCAGCTTCAGGAATTGATGCTTTGACACATGCTTTAGAAGCTTATGTTTCAGTACTTGCTTCAGAATATACGAATGGATTAGCTTTAGAAGCTATCAGATTAATATTTAAATATCTGCCACAAGCTTATGAAGAAGGTTCAAAAAATATAAAAGCTAGAGAAAAGATGGCTCACGCTTCAGCTATGGCAGGGATGGCTTTTGCGAATGCTTTCTTAGGAGTATGTCATTCAATGGCTCATAAATTAGGAGCTATGCATCATATTGCACATGGTGTAGCTAATGGATTATTGATAAGTGAAGTGATTAGATTTAATGCAGTAGATAATCCAAGAAAGCAAGCTGCATTTCCACAATATAAATATCCAAATGCAAAATGGAGATATGCTAGAATAGCTGATTATCTAAATTTAGGTGGAAATACAGATGAAGAAAAGGTAGCATTATTGATCAAGGCTATTGATGAATTAAAATCTAAGGTGAATTTACCAAAGACAATTAGTGAAGCAGGAGTTTCTAAACACAAATTCTATGCTACTTTAGATGAAATGAGTGAGCAAGCTTTTGATGATCAATGTACAGGAGCTAATCCAAGATATCCATTGATTAGTGAGATAAAGCAAATGTATATAAATGTTTTTGAAGGATCAAAAAAAGAAGACAAAAAATAATCTCCAGTTGTCTGGAGATTATTTTTTATGAATAAATATCAGAAAACTCAATTTTTATTTTTTCTACATTGGTTCTTTTTGAAAAATCATCTTTTTGAGTAGTATTTTTTTCTTCAGGGACAAATTTTACTGGCAATGTAACTATAAATTCTGTTCCTTTACCGTATATGCTTTTTGCAGAAATATTTCCATCATGCATTTCTACTAAGGATTTTACAAGAGACAGTCCTATGCCGCTTCCTTCATGACTTCTGCTTAGTAGAGGGTCTACCTGCTTAAACCTTTCAAATATTTTTCCTATTTTATCCTTTGGAATACCAATCCCCGTATCCTTTACACAAATTTGAATTTTATCTTTCTTATCATAAATATTTACTTGTATAGTATCTCCTTTATGTGTAAATTTTACTGCATTAGAAATAAGGTTGAGCATAATTCTTTCGATTTTTTCTTCATCAAAAGCCATAAATTTTTCTTCTATATCTGTATCAAATATAAGGCTTCTTCCTTTGCTTTCTACATATTCAACAGTAGATAATGTGATATTTTCAACAACCTCTATAAGATTTTTATTTTTTAAATTTAGCTTCATGTAACCAGAATCTATTTTTGTAATGTCAATCAAGTTATTGACTAATCTTAAAAGCCGATAGCAATTTTGATGAATGATATTTATATGATGGGTCAACTTTTTACCTGTAATAACTGCATTTTCATTTTTTGCATAAAAAGAAAATAATTGTGTTGTTGATAAAATCATGTTTATAGGGGTTTTTAGTTCATGAGAGATATTTGAGAAAAATTCTGTTTTTATATGATCATGACTAATGATTTTTTGTAGCAATCTTTTGTTTTCGTTGAGCATATGATTGAAGCTGTCTGACAATATACCAATTTCATCTTTGCTTTTTATATCAGAATAAACAGTTAAATCACCTTTGCTGACGGTTTCCATATAATCTTTCAATTTATTGATAGGCTTTACTAATGTATTTGCAACAAATAAAGATACTATAACGCATATTAAGGATACTAATATGCCTATGAATAATGTCGTCTTAAGAATAGCTATGGAAGAAGATTTCAAATCATCATAGTTAGCTGTTGCAATTATGTATAAGTCCCAAGGTTTAAAATATTTATAAGCAGCCATTTTATAAACTCCTTGAAATTCATATTCTATAATGCCATTTTTTGTTTTGAATATTTTTTGAGAAAAATCAAAGGAGGATAAATTTTCTCCTTTGATTTTTGGATGAACAAGAACATCTCCTTTTGAATTCATTATATAGACATAGCCTGTTTTTCCAATTTTTATATTATTCAAGGTTTTTTCTAAATAAGAATTAATTCCTTTATAGCCTAAAGCTATAGCTCCTATAACCTTTTTATTTTTATCAAGAAGAGGCTTGTAGCCTGTTATTAACCAATCATCTCCAACTAAATGACTGCCGTAATAGGTTTCGTTATTTATTATTTTTTTATATATATTATATTGAATAGAATTACATTGATCATGATAATTACTAGCTATGCTTGTTCCTATAGCTCTTTTACCATTAATCTTTAAATTTGTAGAAACACGTATTAATTCATTATTATGCAGTAAAAATACAGAATAGATAGCTCCAATTGATTCTTTTATGCTGTTGCTTAGAGTAGTGTCTAATGTTAGATTGGTATTGCCAGCGTATAAGGCTGGCAATTTATAGTTTCCGAGTTGAATTTGTTCTTTATTCTCGATTCTTATTTCCCCTAAATTGTTTAGTAGTTCTTCTATATAATGCAAATCGGTCCACACTTTTTCTGAGAGGAGATCGTTTCGAACGCTGACCATGTTGTGAATTAATTCTACAGTCCCTTTGCTTTTTTCAGTTACTTCACGAAAAACTGCACTGTGAGATTTATTACCTATTAAAAAACCTAATATACCTACTGAAAATACAATTAACAATACATAGCTAATTATTAGTTTGGATTTGATACTCATAGACTTAACCTCGGCTTTCTATTATTTAATAGTAGAGCTGGGATGCTCGCTTTTTCTAAAATTCTACATATTACTACAAAATCCTTTTCTATTTAAACTGCTTTTGCTATCTTTTATATAAATTTAGTTAGGAATAATCGAGAATTACATGAAATACAATTATAAGAGTGTACCTTATATGTATAGAAATCTGCAATTATGATATAATATTCTATCATAAGTTTTTAGGAGGGTAAAAAAGTGAAATCTTTACCTATTGGTGTGTTTGATTCAGGGCTTGGAGGTATTAGTGTATTAAAAGAAATGAAAAAACTAATGCCTCATGAGGATTTTATATATTATGGAGATTCAAAAAATATTCCTTATGGAAAAAAAACGAAAGAAAGATTAAAAGAGCTTTGCTTTCAAATAGGTGATTATTTTATAGAGCGGGGAGTCAAAGCAATTGTTATTGCATGTAATACAGCTACGAGTGCCGCGGTAAATGAATTTAGGGAGAGATATAGTATTCCTATAATAGGAATAGAACCAGCATTAAAGCCTGCTGTTGAAAGATGCAATGGTGGAAAGATTGTTGTTCTTGCTACAGAGGTTACATTAAGAGAAGAAAAATTTTACAGACTCATGAATAAATATACAGATCAAGCAGAAATCATTAAAATGCCTGCTCCTAAGCTTGTAACACTTGTAGAGCAGGGAAGCATAGGCGGCAAAGAAGCAGAAGATGCTGTAGGAGAGCTTTTTAAAAATATAAATATAAATGAAGTAGATTCTATTGTATTAGGATGTACTCATTATCCTTTTTTAAACAATACATTTAAAAAAGTATTAGGAGAGAATATTACATTGATTGATGGAGGACTTGGGACAGCACAGCACCTTCAAGATATTCTTGCTGAAAGAGGATGGTTAAAAAATAGTAATGAAAATGGGAGTATTGAGATTATCAATTCATCTAATGATCAAAGGTTGATTGAACTTTCTTATAAGCTTCTCAATATTAATGAATAAATATAATTTTTATTTGGGATAACGAATGAATTGTCTGAAAGTTGTTTCGTATTGTCATGATACGCAAAATTTGATATCCTATAAACGAAGGTAATGTTTAGGAGTTGACTCAATGAAAGAGCTAGATTTTGCTAAGGATGTGTTAGAGAAGGAAGCATATACTTTAGTTATTGTAAAAGAGGGAAAAGTAATTTTTTCAAGTAAAGATAAAGGGATTAAGCCTATGTATACAGCTGTATACAGTATAAAGGAAAAACTTGAAGGAGCAAGTGTTGCTGACCGAATAATCGGAAGAGCTGCTGCTATACTATGTAAGTATGCAAAGATTAAAGCACTGTATACAAAGGTTATTTCAGATAGTGCTGTGAGTGTATTGAAAAACAGTGATATTTTATTTCGTTATGAAGAAAAGTCTTTATACATAAAAAATCGAGATCAGACAGGTATTTGTCCAGTAGAACAGCTGTCACAGGACATAGATAATCCGATAATTTTGATAGATAGAATAAAAAGCTTTTTAGAAGATAGAAAAAAAGAAAATATATGATCATATATAAGCAGTGATATGAAATCATTGCTATGAGAAAGAATTCTCAATAGGTTGTAAATCAATAAATGAATTTTAAAAGAAAATAAAATATTATGAAAATAAAACCATGAAGGGATTTCCATAAAGGATGCTTTCATGGTTATTTTTGTTAGGAGGAGTAAAAATGAATAAAAATTTAAAAACAAAAGAGTTGATGTTAAGTGGGTTATTACTTGCTATAGGGATTTTACTGCCAATGATTTTTCACAGTGTAGGAATTATGGGGAAAGTATTTTTACCTATGCATATTCCTGTTTTAATAGGAGGATTTTTACTATCACCTTATTTAGCTTTTATTTTAGGGGTTATTACACCAGTAATAAGTGGAGCACTTACAGGTATGCCGATCATGTTTCCTATGGCAATTATTATGGCTTTTGAATTAGGAACATATGGGTTGATAGCTTCTTTAGCTGTTAGAAGGATAGAATTGTCTGTTATTCCTTCTCTTATAACAGCTATGATTTTTGGAAGAATCGTAGCAGGTGTTGTTGTATTCTTTTTAGCTCAGTTTTTTGGGCTGAAAATGAATCCACTTATTTTTATCAAAGGTGGAATTATTACAGGTCTTCCTGGAATAGTTCTTCAGTTAATAATCATACCTACCATTTTATTTGGATTAAAAGGAATTATAAAAAAGGAATGGTCAGCTGGATCGCTTTATAAGTAAAGATTATTTGTGAACACTTCTGATAATGTTTATCAGAAGTGTTTGTATTTTCTAAAAATTGATATTAGAGGATTATATGGTATAATGCAGTAAGATAATACAATTTATTATAAATAGGAGATGTTTTTGTTATGAGATATAAAGCGGTTATTTCAGACTTAGATGGAACATTATTAAACAGCAATCATAGAATAAGCAATTATACAAAAGGCGTTATACAAAAGGTTGTTGAAAAGGGAATAAAATTTTTTATTGCAACAGGAAGGCACCATATGGATGCAGCACATATTAAAAAGCAATTAGAATTAGATACAACGTTGATTTCATCTAATGGATCAAGAGTTCATCATGGAGAAGAAGAAATTTTTGCATATGATTTAGAGGAAGAAATAGTAAAAGAGCTTTTAAGAATGGATATAGATGAAGACATTTATAAAAATATATATCAGGGAGACCAATGGTTTGCAGAAAGGGAAATGAATTGGATAAAGCAATTTAACAATGAATCAGGCTTTTTTTATAAGCTGGTAGATTTTAAAAGCTTAAAGAATTATAATGCAGCAAAAATATTTTTCATATGTGAGCAACATGAAAAATTGATAAAGGTGAAAGAAAAAATAGAAAAAAATTATGAGGGACAATTAAATATTGCCTTTTCTCTTCCTCAATGCTTGGAAATTATGCCGCAAGGTGTTTCAAAGGGGCATGCACTCAAAAATGTTTTAAAGAAATATGATATTCAGCTAGAAGAAGTAGTTGCATTTGGAGATGGTTTGAATGATTTAGAAATGCTTACAGCAGCAGGAAAAGGTCTTGTGATGGGAAATGCACATGATAAGTTGAAAGAAGTATTACCAGATCATGAAATTATTGGGACAAATGATGAAGATGCTGTGGCGAATTATTTAGAAAAATTATTCTTGTAAGAAAATAATGAAAAATTATTGACAACGATATAAATGTTTGGTAAAATACGACTCAATACATCAAAAACAATCTTATACCTCGTCCTTGAATAATGCTATCATGGGCGAGTTTTTGTTTTTATGAATACCATTTAAACAATTGGAATAGAGCGAGGAGGGATTTGTATGGCAAGGCAAATAAAGATTTTTGATACAACCTTAAGAGATGGAGAACAATCACCAGGATGTAGTATGAACCTTCAAGAAAAAATTCAAATGGCAAGGCAGTTGGAACTTTTAAAAGTAGATGTGAT includes:
- a CDS encoding Cache 3/Cache 2 fusion domain-containing protein encodes the protein MSIKSKLIISYVLLIVFSVGILGFLIGNKSHSAVFREVTEKSKGTVELIHNMVSVRNDLLSEKVWTDLHYIEELLNNLGEIRIENKEQIQLGNYKLPALYAGNTNLTLDTTLSNSIKESIGAIYSVFLLHNNELIRVSTNLKINGKRAIGTSIASNYHDQCNSIQYNIYKKIINNETYYGSHLVGDDWLITGYKPLLDKNKKVIGAIALGYKGINSYLEKTLNNIKIGKTGYVYIMNSKGDVLVHPKIKGENLSSFDFSQKIFKTKNGIIEYEFQGVYKMAAYKYFKPWDLYIIATANYDDLKSSSIAILKTTLFIGILVSLICVIVSLFVANTLVKPINKLKDYMETVSKGDLTVYSDIKSKDEIGILSDSFNHMLNENKRLLQKIISHDHIKTEFFSNISHELKTPINMILSTTQLFSFYAKNENAVITGKKLTHHINIIHQNCYRLLRLVNNLIDITKIDSGYMKLNLKNKNLIEVVENITLSTVEYVESKGRSLIFDTDIEEKFMAFDEEKIERIMLNLISNAVKFTHKGDTIQVNIYDKKDKIQICVKDTGIGIPKDKIGKIFERFKQVDPLLSRSHEGSGIGLSLVKSLVEMHDGNISAKSIYGKGTEFIVTLPVKFVPEEKNTTQKDDFSKRTNVEKIKIEFSDIYS
- a CDS encoding DUF1893 domain-containing protein, whose product is MKELDFAKDVLEKEAYTLVIVKEGKVIFSSKDKGIKPMYTAVYSIKEKLEGASVADRIIGRAAAILCKYAKIKALYTKVISDSAVSVLKNSDILFRYEEKSLYIKNRDQTGICPVEQLSQDIDNPIILIDRIKSFLEDRKKENI
- a CDS encoding ECF transporter S component; the encoded protein is MNKNLKTKELMLSGLLLAIGILLPMIFHSVGIMGKVFLPMHIPVLIGGFLLSPYLAFILGVITPVISGALTGMPIMFPMAIIMAFELGTYGLIASLAVRRIELSVIPSLITAMIFGRIVAGVVVFFLAQFFGLKMNPLIFIKGGIITGLPGIVLQLIIIPTILFGLKGIIKKEWSAGSLYK
- a CDS encoding Cof-type HAD-IIB family hydrolase, giving the protein MRYKAVISDLDGTLLNSNHRISNYTKGVIQKVVEKGIKFFIATGRHHMDAAHIKKQLELDTTLISSNGSRVHHGEEEIFAYDLEEEIVKELLRMDIDEDIYKNIYQGDQWFAEREMNWIKQFNNESGFFYKLVDFKSLKNYNAAKIFFICEQHEKLIKVKEKIEKNYEGQLNIAFSLPQCLEIMPQGVSKGHALKNVLKKYDIQLEEVVAFGDGLNDLEMLTAAGKGLVMGNAHDKLKEVLPDHEIIGTNDEDAVANYLEKLFL
- the murI gene encoding glutamate racemase, translated to MKSLPIGVFDSGLGGISVLKEMKKLMPHEDFIYYGDSKNIPYGKKTKERLKELCFQIGDYFIERGVKAIVIACNTATSAAVNEFRERYSIPIIGIEPALKPAVERCNGGKIVVLATEVTLREEKFYRLMNKYTDQAEIIKMPAPKLVTLVEQGSIGGKEAEDAVGELFKNININEVDSIVLGCTHYPFLNNTFKKVLGENITLIDGGLGTAQHLQDILAERGWLKNSNENGSIEIINSSNDQRLIELSYKLLNINE